The nucleotide window ACTCGTCGACCACGATCGCGAAGTGCTGGTTCTCCCGGCGCATCCCCGACAGCGCGGTGAGCACCGGCGCGGTGCCGGGCAGCCGCTTCACCTCGCGCGCGAGGTCGCCCACGGTCGCCGCGCGACCGGCCGCGTGGGTGGGCAGGAAGAGGTCGCGCACGTGCACGAAGCCGACGACGTCGTCCTCGCTGCGCCCGGCGACCGGGTAGCGCGACCAGCTGGAGTCGGCGACCTGCTTGGCGGCCCGGCTCGCCGTCATCGAGGCGTCCAGGAAGTGGACCTCGGTGCGCGGGGTCATCACCTCGCGCACCTCGCGGTCGCCGGCCCGGAACACCTCGTCGATCAGCCGGCGCTCGTCACTCGACAGCGACTCGTGGGCGGCGACCAGGTCGCGCAGCTCCTCCTGGCTGATGGACTCACCGCTGGCCTTGGGGTCGCCGCCGAGCAGCCGCACCAGCAGGTCGGTGGAACGCGACAGCAGCCAGATGACCGGGCGGAAGAGCTTGGCGATCGCGTTGAGCGGGGCAGCGACGACGAGTGAGAACCCCTCGGCGCGCTGCAGCGCCAGCCGCTTGGGGGTCAGCTCGCCGACCACCAGCGACAGGTAGCTGATCGCGATGGTGACCAGCACGAAGGCCAGCGGGTCGGCCAGGCCGGGTCCCACGCCGCGGCCGGCGAGGAAGGACGCCAGCGGGGTGGACAGCGTGCTGGCACCGAACGCGGCGGAGAAGAACCCGGCCAGCGTGACGCCGACCTGCACGGCGGCGAGGAACTGGTTGGGGTCACCGAGCAGCTTGTTGAGGGCCTGCCCGCGGCGGCCGGTCTCGGCCAGTGCGCGGACCTGGGACTCCCGCAGCGACACCAGTGCGATCTCGGCGCCCGAGAAGGCGCCGCCGACCAGCACGAAGCCGAAGACCATGATGATGTTGAGCCAGACGTCGCTCACGAGCGGCGTGCTCCTCCAGAGGTGGGGTGTGCCGGGAACGCCCCGGAACGGTCCACGGTAGTGGCTGCACCGGCACGTGGTCCTCCCCCGCCGACGGCACCGGCCCACCCGGGTGTCCCGCCGCCTCCCCCCGCGGGCCCGCCCACCCGCCTAGCCTCGCCCGGTACCCGACCGACCCGAGCCGAGGACGACGCCCGTGCGCACACCGCTGACCGCGCTCCCCCGGCGGGTCTGGCTGCCCGTGCTCGTCGCCCTGGCGGTGGCGGCCGTGGCGCTGGGCGTCCTGCTCACCGGCCGGGACGACGCGGTCCCACGCGCGGCGGCCGCCTCCTCGTCCGCGGCCGTGCCGGTGGCGCCCAGCCCCACCGCGAGCCCGGTGCTGTCGCCGTCGCCGACCCCTGTCCCGACGCCGGTCCCCGCGCCGTCGCCGGTCCCTGCGCCGTCGCCGTCCGTCGTCCCGCCCGTGCCCGTCCCGCCGTCCTCGGCCGCGCCGAGCCGGTCGACGACCGCGCCTCGGCCGTCGCCCGCGGCACCGGCCCCGCGGAGCACCACGCGGGCTCCCGCGCCCAGCAGCTCTCCCCCGCCCCCGGCGCCCGCTCCGCCCCCGGCGCCTGCCCCCGCGCCCGCGCCGGCACCCGCTCCTGCCGCGCCCGGCCCGAGGGGCAGGTGCTGGCGCTGGTCAACGCCGAGCGCGCGGCGGCCGGCTGCAGTGCGGTCAGCGCGGACGGCGGGCTGGCCGGGGTGGCCCGGGCGCACAGCGCCGACATGCGCGACCGCCGCTACTTCTCCCACGCCGACCCGGAGGGCCGGTCGCCCTTCGACCGCGCCCGGGAGGCCGGGGTGGGCAACGCCCGCGCGGAGAACATCGCCCAGGGTCAGCCGGACGCCGACGCGGTCGTGCGGGCGTGGATGGGCAGCCCCGGCCACCGGCAGAACGTCCTGAACTGCGACTACCGCACGATGGGCCTGGGCGTGGCCACCGGCGCCGGCGGCCCCTGGTGGACCCAGCTCTTCGGCGTCTGACCCGGTGATCACCCCGGGCTGGTGGTGGTCACCAGCCGCCCGTGACCACCACCAGCCCGGGATGATCACGCCAGGCGCCGGTCCGGGGTGGTCACGCCAGCTCGGCTCGGAGCAGGCGCAGGAGCTGGCCGGGCCGGTGCAGATCGGCCGCGGTCACGAAGACGACGCGCCAGCCCGTTGCGGTGAGCCGGTTCAGCCGCTCGCGGTCCCGCCGGAACTGCACCGGATCGGCGTGCCAGAAGCCGTCGTACTCCAGGGCCAGCCGTCGGTCCGGCCACGCGAGGTCCACGCGGGCGACGAACCCGCCGGCGTCCCGCACCTCGAACTGGGCGACCGGGCAGGGCAGGTCGGTGTCCGCCAGCAGCAGCCGCAGCCGGGTCTCCTGCGGGGACTGCGCCAGGCCGTCGGCGCGCGCCACGACCTCGCGGGCGGTGCGGCTCCCCCGGCAACGCGGCAGCCCGGAGACAGCGGCCCGCACGGCCGTCAGCTCGACGACCCGCGCGTCGACCAGCTGGTCCAGGAGCACGACCGCCTCCGGTACCGGTCCGCGGCGGGCCAGGTCGACGGCCGTGCGCACCGGCGCCGTCCAGCGCAGGAAGGGGCCGCGGCCGACCACATCGCCGTCCAGTGACGCCGTCCGCACCCGCACCCCGGGCTGGGGGTCCCAGCGCAGCGACGGCGGCAGCACCACCTCGACCGGGTCGCCGGGGCCTGCGGCGTCGGTCAGACCGTGCAGCACCGCGGCCGTCCGGCCACCGAGCGCGGCACCCCGGGGCATGACCAGGGCGGCTGACCGGGCGTGGAGCCGGTGGGTGTCCGGCTCGGTCGCGTCGGCGTACACGTCCTCCCGCAGCCGGCGCCAGGCGCTGCTGCGCAACTGGGCGCGGGTGAGCACCCCGGTGCGCACCGCCCAGGACCCCCGGAAGACGCGCCCGTGCAGCAGGTCGGGCCGGTACGGCTGTCGGGACACGACGGGCAGCGTGGCCGAGGACGGCGTCCCGGCGCTGCCGCCGTCCACAGACGGTGATCACCTCGGGCTGGTGGCGGTCACGGCCCGCGGATGACCAGCACCAGCCCGGGGTGATCACCGCACCCGGACGCGGAACGGCCCCCGCACCCGAGGGGTGAGGGGGCCGTCCGTGGAGCGGGGGTGGATCAGGCCATTGCTACGACAGCTGTCGTCAGGCCATGGCCTTCTGCAGGTTGGCGTCGATGGCCGCCAGGAAGTCCTGAGTGGTCAGCCAGGGGGCGTCCTTGCTGATCAGCAGGGCGAGGTCCTTGGTCATCTGGCCGCCTTCGACGGTCTCGATGCAGACCCGCTCGAGGGTCTCCGCGAACGCGGTGACCTCGGGGGTGCCGTCGAGCACGCCGCGGTGGGCCAGGCCCCGGGTCCAGGCGAAGATCGAGGCGATCGGGTTGGTCGAGGTGGCCTCGCCGCGCTGGTGGGCGCGGTAGTGCCGGGTGACCGTGCCGTGGGCGGCCTCGGCCTCGACGACCTTGCCGTCCGGCGTGGCCAGCACCGACGTCATCAGGCCCAGCGAGCCGAAGCCCTGCGCGACGGTGTCGGACTGCACGTCACCGTCGTAGTTCTTGCAGGCCCAGACGTAGCCGCCCTCCCACTTGAGCGAGGCGGCGACCATGTCGTCGATCAGCCGGTGCTCGTAGGTGATGCCGGCGGCGTCGAAGCGCTCCTTGAACTCGGTCTGGAAGACCTCCTCGAAGATGTCCTTGAAGCGGCCGTCGTAGGCCTTGAGGATCGTGTTCTTCGTGGAGAGGTAGACCGGGTAGCCGCGGTTGAGGCCGTAGTTCAGCGAGGCCCGCGCAAAGTCGTAGATCGACTGGTCGAGGTTGTACATCGACAGCGAGACGCCGGCGCCGGGGGCCTGGAAGACCTCGCGCTCGATCGGCTCGCCGCCGTCCTCGGGGGTGAAGACGACCTTCAGCGTGCCCGCGGTGGGGAACGTGAAGTCGGTGGCGCGGTACTGGTCGCCGTAGGCGTGGCGGCCGATGATGATCGGCTTGGTCCAGCCCGGCACCAGGCGCGGCACGTTCTGCATGATGATCGGCTCGCGGAAGATGACGCCGCCGAGGATGTTGCGGATCGTCCCGTTCGGGGAGCGCCACATCTTCTTCAGGCCGAACTCCTCGACCCGCGCCTCGTCCGGGGTGATGGTGGCGCACTTGACGCCCACGCCGTGCTGCTTGATGGCGTTGGCCGCGTCGATGGTGACCTGGTCGTCGGTCGCGTCGCGGTTCTCCATGCCCAGGTCGTAGTACTCGAGGTCGACGTCCAGGTACGGGAGGATCAGCTGGTCCTTGATGAACTGCCAGATGATGCGGGTCATCTCGTCGCCGTCGAGCTCGACGACCTTGCCCTCGACCTTGATCTTGCTCACGTGATCGGTTTCCCTCTCTCTGCTCTGACCGGCGCGGTCAGAGGTCGGCGATGTCGGCCTGCTTCGCACGAACGGCGTCCGCCGCCTCGCGCAGGCCTGCCAGCTCACTGTCGGACAGGTCGCTCTCGACGACCCTCCGGACACCCTCACGGCCGATCTCGGCCTCGACCCCCAGGTAGACCCCGGAGATGCCGTACTGGCCCTCGACCCACGCGCACACCGGCATGACCGCACCGGAGTCCTCGATGACCGCGCGCGCCATGCGGGCAGCAGCGGCCGAGGGGGCGACGTAGGCCGACCCGGTCTTGAGCAGGGCGACCACCTCGGCGCCGCCGTTGCGGGTGCGCTCCACCAGGTGGGCGATCCGGTCGGCGGGGAGCACCTCGGCGAGCGGGCGGCCGTCGACGGTGCAGCGCGAGGGGACGGGGACCATCGTGTCGCCGTGCGAGCCCAGCGTCAGGGTGCGCACCGAGGCGACCGGGACGCCGAGCTCCTCGGCGACGTTGTTCGTGAACCGCGCGGTGTCGAGCATCCCGGCCTGGCCCATGACCCGCCCGTGCGGGAAGCCGGTGGCCAGCTGGGCCAGCGCGGTCATCTCGTCCAGCGGGTTGGAGACCACGATGACGACGGCGTCGGGCGAGGTGCGGGCGACGTTCTCCGAGACCTGGCGCACGATGCCGGCGTTGGTCTCCAGCAGGTCCATCCGGCTCATCCCCGGCTTGCGGGGCAGGCCCGCGGTGACGACGACGACGTCGGAGTCCTCCGTGCCGGCGTAGGAGCCGCCGCCCACGCCCACGACCCGGGTGCCGAAGCCCTCGATCGCGCGGGACTGGTTGATGTCCAGCGCCAGGCCCTCGGGCCGGCCCTCGACGACGTCGGTGAGCACGACGGTCTCGAACACGTCGTACTCGGCCAGCCGCAACGCGGTCGTCGACCCGTAGAAGCCGGCGCCGACCACGGTCACCTTGCCGCTCCGGGCCCGATCCGCCATGCCCGCCAACCTAGCCCCGGGCCGGGCCAGGTGGCCATGCGGGCCGGTCAGGAGCCCGGGATCGCGAGCACGCTGACGACCAGGACGGCGCCGGCGCCCAGCATCAGCGTGATGTCGACCGGCCGGCTGCGGACGGCGAGGAACCCGATGCGGCGGACCGGCAGCAGCAGCCGGAACATCCCGGCCAGCACCAGCGCCAGGCCCATCAGCACCAGGCCCACCCGCCACCGCTCCGCGGCCACGAGCAGCAGCCCGGCCGCGACGAGGACGATGCAGCTCAGCAGCGGCCACTGCCGCAGGAAGCCGGCGATGAGCGGGCGCCGCAGGTACAGCGGCGGCCGCGCGCCCGGGCGGGTCGCCGGCCGGGGGCGGGTCACGCCGACCGGGCCGTCATGCCGAGAGCACCTGGGCGCCGACCGCCTGCTCCGCGGCCAGGACGACGTTGGACAGCAGCATCGCCCGGGTCATCGGGCCCACGCCGCCGGGGTTGGGGGCCACGTGCCCGGCGACCTCGCGCACGTCGGCGGCCACGTCACCGGCGATCTTGCCGTCGACCCGGCTGACGCCCACGTCGAGGACGGCGGCACCCGGCTTGACCATGTCGGCGGTGATCAGGCCGGGCACGCCGGCCGCGGCGACGACGACGTCGGCGGTACGGGTGTGCGCGGCCAGGTCGCGGGTGCCGGTGTGGCAGAGGGTCACGGTGGCGTTCTCGGTGCGCCGGGTGAGCAGCAGGCCCAGCGGGCGGCCCACGGTGATGCCGCGGCCGACGACGACGACCTCGGCGCCGGCGAGCGGGACGTCGTACCGGCGCAGCAGCTCGACGATGCCCAGCGGGGTGCAGGGCAGCGCACCGGGGACGCCGAGCACCAGCCGGCCGAGGTTGACCGGGTGCAGCCCGTCGGCGTCCTTGGCCGGGTCGATGCGCTCCAGGACGGCGCTCTCGTCGATGCCCTTCGGCAGCGGCAGCTGGACGATGTAGCCGGTGCAGGCCGGGTCGGCGTTCAGCTCGTCGACGACCGCCAGCACCTCCTCCTGGCTCGCGGTGGCGGGCAGCTCGCGCTGGATGCTGGCGATGCCGACCTGGGCGCAGTCGGAGTGCTTGGCGTTGACGTACCAGCGGCTGCCCGGGTCGTCACCGACGAGCAGGGTGCCCAGCCCGGGACGCCGTCCCATGGCGGCCAGTGCGGCGACGCGCTCGGTGAGCTCGCCCCGGATCGCCGCTGCGGTCGCCTTGCCGTCGAGAGTCGTCGCTGCCACGTCGTCCAGTCTGCCCGACGCCGGACGCCGCCCGGGACCGGCGGCACCGGCGGCCACCGGGTCAGTCGACGAGGGCGCCGTGGGCGACGGTGAACTGCACCGCCTGGCCCAGGTCGACCCGCACCCCGGTCAGGTCCAGGGCCTGCCAGTTGAGCCCCTCGGTGAGGGCGCCGCGCAGGTCCGCCCCGCGCAGCTGCGTGGTCTGCACGCGGGCGTGCCGCAGGTCGGCCTGGCGCAGGTCGGACTCGCGCAGGTCGGCGTCGGTGAGGTCGGCCTCGGCCAGCCGCTGCCCCGACAGGTCGACGCCGGACAGGTCCGCGCCCCGCAGCGAGGCGTAGGACCAGTCGGACTCCACGCTCGTCATCGGCCGCATCGTGACGTTGGGGAACTGCGAGCCGGTGAGCTTGCAGCCGGTCCAGGAGGCGTCGAACAGCTTCGCCCGGTCGAACCGGCACGAGAGGAACGCGCTCCCCTCGTGCCGGGAGCCCGACAGGTTGACCCCGGTGAGGACACAGCGCTCGAACACGCACCGCCGGGTCACCAGCTCGGCGAGCTGGGCGTCGTCGAACCGGCAGTCGAGGAACGTGACCTGCTCCAGGACGGCGGAGTCCCAGTCGACCCGGGCGAGGTCCTCGTCCTCCCAGACCGACCCGGGCTCAGGCGGCTCCACGTGCGCTCGCGAGGTGTGCCTCATCCGGTCCTCTCCCGGCCCTGCTGCAGGGGCCCGCGCCGCGCGGAGCGTGGCGTGGGGGGCAGCAGGGTCCTTCGTTCAGTGGGCGAAGTGGCGGGTGCCGGTCAGGTACAGCGTCACGCCGGCGGCCTCGGCCGCGGCGACCACCTCCGCGTCGCGCACCGACCCACCCGGCTGGACGACGGCCTTCACGCCGGCGTCGAGGAGCACCTGCAGGCCGTCGGCGAAGGGGAAGAACGCGTCGGAGGCCGCGACCGACCCGGTGGCCCGCTCACCGGCGCGGGTGACCGCGAGCCGGGCGGAGTCGACGCGGTTGACCTGGCCCATGCCGACCCCGACGGTGGCCTTGTCGCTGGCCAGCAGGATCGCGTTGCTCTTCACCGCGCGCACCGCCCGCCAGGCGAAGACCAGGTCGTCGAGGCCGGCGGCGTCCAGCGGGGCGCCGGTGGCCAGGGTCCAGCTGGTCGGGTCGTCGCCGGGGGCGTCGATGCGGTCGGCGGTCTGCAGCAGCAGCCCACCGCTGACCGGGCGCAGCTCGATCGACAGCCGCGGCGCCTCGGGCATCTGCAGCAGCCGGACGTTCTTCTTCTGGGTCAGCACGCCCAGGGCGTCCTCGGTGAACGAGGGGGCCACGACCACCTCGGTGAAGACCTCGGAGATCTGCTCGGCCATGGTCAGGTCGACCTCGCGGTTGGCGGCGATGACCCCGCCGAAGGCCGACACCGGGTCGCAGGCGTGCGCCTTGCGGTGGGCGGTGGCGATGTCGGCGCCGACGGCGATCCCGCACGGGTTGGCGTGCTTGATGATCGCCACGCAGGGGTCGGCGTGGTCGTGCGCGGCCCGCCAGGCGGCGTCGGTGTCGACGTAGTTGTTGTAGGACATCTGCTTGCCGTGCAGCTGCTCGGCGTCGGCGAGCCCGGGCTGGCCGCTGCGGTACAGCGCGGCACCCTGGTGCGGGTTCTCCCCGTAGCGCAGGACGTCGGCGCGCTCCCAGCTGCCGCCGACCCACGCCGGGAAGCCGCTCTCGTCGTCGGGGGCGAGCACGTTGCCCATCCACGAGGCGACCGCCACGTCGTAGGCCGCGGTGTGCCGGAACGCCTCGGCGGCCAGCTGCTGGCGCTGGGCGAGGGTGAAGCCGCCGGCCGTGACGGCCTCGACCACCTCCGCGTAGCGGCCCGGGTCGACCACCACCGCGACCGACGGGTGGTTCTTGGCAGCCGCGCGCACCATCGCCGGGCCACCGATGTCGATCTGCTCGATGCACTCGTCGGGCGTCGCACCGGAGGCCACGGTGTCGCTGAACGGGTAGAGGTTCACCACGACCAGGTCGAAGGCGGCGATGCCCAGGGCCTCGAGCTGCGCGACGTGCTCGGGCTTGCGGCGGTCGGCGAGGATGCCGGCGTGCACGGCCGGGTGCAGCGTCTTCACGCGCCCGTCGAGGGTCTCGGGGAAGCCGGTGACCTGCTCGACCGGGGTGACCGGCAGGCCGGCGTCGGCGATGCGGGCGGCGGTGGCGCCGGTGCTGACCAGCTCGACACCGGCTGCCACGAGCCCGCGGGCCAGCTCCTCGATGCCGTTCTTGTCGTAGACCCCGAGCAGTGCGCGGCGGACGGGGGTGCGGTCGCTCATCGGGTGCTCTCCTGAGGTTCGTCGACGGTCGGGGCGGCCGGCGCCTGGGTCACCAGGTCGGCCAGGGTGTGCACCAGGAGCTCGCGCTCCACGGTCTTGATCCGTTCGTGCAGCCGCGCCTCGTCGTCCCCGGGCAGGACGGGCACGGCGCGCTGGGCGAGCACCGGTCCGGTGTCGACGCCGGCGTCGACGAGGTGGACGGTGGCACCGGTCGTGTCCACGCCGGCGGCCAGGGCGTCCCGGACGGCGTGCGCCCCGGGGAACGCCGGCAGCAGCGCCGGGTGGGTGTTGAGGACCCGGCCGCCGAAGGCGTCCAGCACGGCCGGGCCCAGCAGCTTCATGAACCCGGCGGAGACCACCCAGTCCGGACGCCGGGCAGTCAGCTCGGCGGCCAGCGCGCGGTCCCAGTGCGCGCGGTCGGGGTGGTCGGCCAGCGCGGTCACGAAGGTGTCGACGCCCCGGTCGCGGGCGGCGGCCAGCCCGGCGGCGTGCGGCCGGTCGGAGCCGACGGCGACCACCTCGGCCGGGTAGCCGGCGTCCTCAGTGGCGGCCAGCAGCGCGGCGCACAGGGTGCCGGCCCCGGACAGGAGGACGACGACCCGGGACCGCGGTGCAGCGGGCGCAACGGCGGGCACGGTGGCCAACCCTAGCCGGGTGCACCGGGCGACCCGCCGCCCTGGGCACCACCGGGGACGCCCGGTCCCGGCCACGGTCGATCCGGGCCACGGTCGATCCGGGCCACGGTCGATCCGGGCCACGGTCGATCCGGGCCACGGTCGATCCGGGCCACGGTCGATCCGGGCCACGGTCGATCCGGGCATTGTGCGCTCCGTGCCCGTTCCGACGCCGGAACGGGCACCGGGCGCACAGTGCCTGCCTGCGAGCCGCGCCGCCACCATCGGGACGGGCGCTCGGCAGCTGGGCGGACGGGGCTCAGCCGCGGGCGCGCCAGCGGCTGACCGGGGCGGCCAGCGCGGCCGCGATGCCGGCCTGTGCCGCGATCGCCAGGCCGGTGGTCAGCGCCGGGGCGCCGACCTCGGCCAGCGCACCGTCGCCCAGCCGGGCACCGGCCACGAGCACGACCAGCCCGCAGGTGACGCCGACGCCCACGCCGGCCACCAGGCCCCACAGCGCGGCGGTGACGCTGCCGCCGTCGTCCTCGCCGAGCCGCCGACCGAGCACCGCCGCGGCGACCAGCCCGGCGACGGCCGGCAGCGCCTGGGCGAGGAAGGCCAGCAGCGGCACGGCCTGGGTGTCGGGCAGGGCGGCCATCAGCGGCAGCGCCGGCACGGCGGCCAGGCTCACCCCGCCGGCGGAGACCAGGGTGCCGGCCCCGACCACGAAGCCGGGACCGGCGGCCAGCCCCATCACCGCGGCGGTGGCGTTGGGCAGCAGCAGCAGGCTGAGCCCGACCTGGCCGGCGGCGCCGGCGCTGGCCCCGCCGAGACCGGTGGCCAGCCGGCCCACCGCGGCGATGTCGTCGACCAGGGCGACCGCGACGACCGCGGTGCAGCAGGCGGCGAGCGTCAGCGTGCCGGCGACGACGGCCTGCCACAGCGCCCGCCCCGGGCCGGGGAACCGGTCGGCCAGCTCGGCGCTGAGACCGGAGTCGCGCAGCACCCCGAGTCCGCCGGCGACCAGGGCCAGCACGAGAGCGCCGAGCACCGGCCGGAGGAGGCCGACGGGGGCGGCGGCACCGTCGGCGAGCAGCGCGAGCCCGGCGGTCGCGACGACGTGGACGCCCACGACCACGGCGAGCACCCGCGCCGCCCCGCCCGCGGTGTGCACCGCGCGCACCGCCGCCACCGAGCCGGCGGCCCGGTTCAGCCCCCAGGCGATGACCAGGGTGAGCAGCAGGGGCGCCACCCGCAGCGGCCCGGAGGGCAGGTCCAGCTGGGCGCCCTGGGCGAGCAGCCACAGCTGGGCGGCCAGCCGCGCCGAGGAGCCCACGGGCAGGCCGCCGTCGGGGTCGAGGGTCTGGACGACGACGAGCGCCAGGCCCAGTCCGAGCAGGCCGAGGACGTGCACCGCCAGGGCGGCGGCCGCGGCCAGCCCGCCGGTGGCCGAGCTGCGCGGCTCGCCGTCCCCCGGTCCCAGTGAGGGCA belongs to Modestobacter sp. L9-4 and includes:
- a CDS encoding hemolysin family protein, producing the protein MSDVWLNIIMVFGFVLVGGAFSGAEIALVSLRESQVRALAETGRRGQALNKLLGDPNQFLAAVQVGVTLAGFFSAAFGASTLSTPLASFLAGRGVGPGLADPLAFVLVTIAISYLSLVVGELTPKRLALQRAEGFSLVVAAPLNAIAKLFRPVIWLLSRSTDLLVRLLGGDPKASGESISQEELRDLVAAHESLSSDERRLIDEVFRAGDREVREVMTPRTEVHFLDASMTASRAAKQVADSSWSRYPVAGRSEDDVVGFVHVRDLFLPTHAAGRAATVGDLAREVKRLPGTAPVLTALSGMRRENQHFAIVVDEYGGTDGIVTLEDLIEEVIGDIYDEYDSDVTTDSDEPAEGPHEVDGLLNLDDFAEATGVQLPEGPYETVAGFVLAQLGRLPLVGDVATVEGRTLTVLELDGRRIARISVGAAPQPADEDADSEVTAG
- a CDS encoding CAP domain-containing protein; protein product: MLALVNAERAAAGCSAVSADGGLAGVARAHSADMRDRRYFSHADPEGRSPFDRAREAGVGNARAENIAQGQPDADAVVRAWMGSPGHRQNVLNCDYRTMGLGVATGAGGPWWTQLFGV
- the mdh gene encoding malate dehydrogenase, coding for MADRARSGKVTVVGAGFYGSTTALRLAEYDVFETVVLTDVVEGRPEGLALDINQSRAIEGFGTRVVGVGGGSYAGTEDSDVVVVTAGLPRKPGMSRMDLLETNAGIVRQVSENVARTSPDAVVIVVSNPLDEMTALAQLATGFPHGRVMGQAGMLDTARFTNNVAEELGVPVASVRTLTLGSHGDTMVPVPSRCTVDGRPLAEVLPADRIAHLVERTRNGGAEVVALLKTGSAYVAPSAAAARMARAVIEDSGAVMPVCAWVEGQYGISGVYLGVEAEIGREGVRRVVESDLSDSELAGLREAADAVRAKQADIADL
- a CDS encoding DUF3017 domain-containing protein gives rise to the protein MTRPRPATRPGARPPLYLRRPLIAGFLRQWPLLSCIVLVAAGLLLVAAERWRVGLVLMGLALVLAGMFRLLLPVRRIGFLAVRSRPVDITLMLGAGAVLVVSVLAIPGS
- a CDS encoding bifunctional methylenetetrahydrofolate dehydrogenase/methenyltetrahydrofolate cyclohydrolase, whose translation is MAATTLDGKATAAAIRGELTERVAALAAMGRRPGLGTLLVGDDPGSRWYVNAKHSDCAQVGIASIQRELPATASQEEVLAVVDELNADPACTGYIVQLPLPKGIDESAVLERIDPAKDADGLHPVNLGRLVLGVPGALPCTPLGIVELLRRYDVPLAGAEVVVVGRGITVGRPLGLLLTRRTENATVTLCHTGTRDLAAHTRTADVVVAAAGVPGLITADMVKPGAAVLDVGVSRVDGKIAGDVAADVREVAGHVAPNPGGVGPMTRAMLLSNVVLAAEQAVGAQVLSA
- a CDS encoding DUF6350 family protein, which encodes MTSLLSRLPSLGPGDGEPRSSATGGLAAAAALAVHVLGLLGLGLALVVVQTLDPDGGLPVGSSARLAAQLWLLAQGAQLDLPSGPLRVAPLLLTLVIAWGLNRAAGSVAAVRAVHTAGGAARVLAVVVGVHVVATAGLALLADGAAAPVGLLRPVLGALVLALVAGGLGVLRDSGLSAELADRFPGPGRALWQAVVAGTLTLAACCTAVVAVALVDDIAAVGRLATGLGGASAGAAGQVGLSLLLLPNATAAVMGLAAGPGFVVGAGTLVSAGGVSLAAVPALPLMAALPDTQAVPLLAFLAQALPAVAGLVAAAVLGRRLGEDDGGSVTAALWGLVAGVGVGVTCGLVVLVAGARLGDGALAEVGAPALTTGLAIAAQAGIAAALAAPVSRWRARG
- the purH gene encoding bifunctional phosphoribosylaminoimidazolecarboxamide formyltransferase/IMP cyclohydrolase, which gives rise to MSDRTPVRRALLGVYDKNGIEELARGLVAAGVELVSTGATAARIADAGLPVTPVEQVTGFPETLDGRVKTLHPAVHAGILADRRKPEHVAQLEALGIAAFDLVVVNLYPFSDTVASGATPDECIEQIDIGGPAMVRAAAKNHPSVAVVVDPGRYAEVVEAVTAGGFTLAQRQQLAAEAFRHTAAYDVAVASWMGNVLAPDDESGFPAWVGGSWERADVLRYGENPHQGAALYRSGQPGLADAEQLHGKQMSYNNYVDTDAAWRAAHDHADPCVAIIKHANPCGIAVGADIATAHRKAHACDPVSAFGGVIAANREVDLTMAEQISEVFTEVVVAPSFTEDALGVLTQKKNVRLLQMPEAPRLSIELRPVSGGLLLQTADRIDAPGDDPTSWTLATGAPLDAAGLDDLVFAWRAVRAVKSNAILLASDKATVGVGMGQVNRVDSARLAVTRAGERATGSVAASDAFFPFADGLQVLLDAGVKAVVQPGGSVRDAEVVAAAEAAGVTLYLTGTRHFAH
- the purN gene encoding phosphoribosylglycinamide formyltransferase, with the protein product MPAVAPAAPRSRVVVLLSGAGTLCAALLAATEDAGYPAEVVAVGSDRPHAAGLAAARDRGVDTFVTALADHPDRAHWDRALAAELTARRPDWVVSAGFMKLLGPAVLDAFGGRVLNTHPALLPAFPGAHAVRDALAAGVDTTGATVHLVDAGVDTGPVLAQRAVPVLPGDDEARLHERIKTVERELLVHTLADLVTQAPAAPTVDEPQESTR
- a CDS encoding pentapeptide repeat-containing protein, whose product is MEPPEPGSVWEDEDLARVDWDSAVLEQVTFLDCRFDDAQLAELVTRRCVFERCVLTGVNLSGSRHEGSAFLSCRFDRAKLFDASWTGCKLTGSQFPNVTMRPMTSVESDWSYASLRGADLSGVDLSGQRLAEADLTDADLRESDLRQADLRHARVQTTQLRGADLRGALTEGLNWQALDLTGVRVDLGQAVQFTVAHGALVD
- a CDS encoding NADP-dependent isocitrate dehydrogenase — translated: MSKIKVEGKVVELDGDEMTRIIWQFIKDQLILPYLDVDLEYYDLGMENRDATDDQVTIDAANAIKQHGVGVKCATITPDEARVEEFGLKKMWRSPNGTIRNILGGVIFREPIIMQNVPRLVPGWTKPIIIGRHAYGDQYRATDFTFPTAGTLKVVFTPEDGGEPIEREVFQAPGAGVSLSMYNLDQSIYDFARASLNYGLNRGYPVYLSTKNTILKAYDGRFKDIFEEVFQTEFKERFDAAGITYEHRLIDDMVAASLKWEGGYVWACKNYDGDVQSDTVAQGFGSLGLMTSVLATPDGKVVEAEAAHGTVTRHYRAHQRGEATSTNPIASIFAWTRGLAHRGVLDGTPEVTAFAETLERVCIETVEGGQMTKDLALLISKDAPWLTTQDFLAAIDANLQKAMA
- a CDS encoding endonuclease domain-containing protein yields the protein MSRQPYRPDLLHGRVFRGSWAVRTGVLTRAQLRSSAWRRLREDVYADATEPDTHRLHARSAALVMPRGAALGGRTAAVLHGLTDAAGPGDPVEVVLPPSLRWDPQPGVRVRTASLDGDVVGRGPFLRWTAPVRTAVDLARRGPVPEAVVLLDQLVDARVVELTAVRAAVSGLPRCRGSRTAREVVARADGLAQSPQETRLRLLLADTDLPCPVAQFEVRDAGGFVARVDLAWPDRRLALEYDGFWHADPVQFRRDRERLNRLTATGWRVVFVTAADLHRPGQLLRLLRAELA